A segment of the Coffea arabica cultivar ET-39 chromosome 8c, Coffea Arabica ET-39 HiFi, whole genome shotgun sequence genome:
ATTATGTTATTCCAGATCGAATTAATAACTcccaaacccaaaatttaagAGGGCTTTCAAGAATAAtgggaaaaacaacaaaaacgcGAAAAGCACACCTACGTCTGCTTAGAATAAGAGGACGAAGAGGGAACGCGCTTGTTGCGGAACATCATGTAGCCGACGGGCAATACAACTCCGATCAT
Coding sequences within it:
- the LOC113706194 gene encoding uncharacterized protein isoform X2, with amino-acid sequence MPLRKLIEVDPPSPLRYLIGVAIMMIGVVLPVGYMMFRNKRVPSSSSYSKQT